Proteins encoded by one window of Odocoileus virginianus isolate 20LAN1187 ecotype Illinois unplaced genomic scaffold, Ovbor_1.2 Unplaced_Contig_22, whole genome shotgun sequence:
- the SLC38A5 gene encoding LOW QUALITY PROTEIN: sodium-coupled neutral amino acid transporter 5 (The sequence of the model RefSeq protein was modified relative to this genomic sequence to represent the inferred CDS: substituted 3 bases at 3 genomic stop codons) codes for MAISSAEGMELQDPKMNGALPGSAVEQEHEGFLPSCSPSPGRKPAQFMDVKGKTSFGMSVFNLSNAIMGSSILGLAYAMAHTGILLFLALLLCIALLSSYSIHLLLTCAGVVGIXAYEQLGQRALGPAGKVVVAAVICLHNVEAMSSYLFIIKSELPLVIATFLDMDPEGDXFLKGNLLIIIVSVLIILPLALMRHLGYLGYISGLSLTCMLFFLILVIYKKFQLGCTVGHNETAVDSMSSPNLPTQGLNTSCEAQMFTADSQIGMFCTVPIMAFAFVCHPEVLPIYTELCRPSKRRMQAVANVSTGAMFCMYGLTATFGYLTFYSSMEAEMLHMYSQHDLLILCVCLAVLLAVTLTVPVVLFPICRALQQLLFPSKAFSWLRHVAIALILLVLVNVLVICVPTIRYIFGVIGSTSAPSLTFILPSIFYLHIVPSEVEPLYSXPKIQALCFGVLGVLFMAISLGFMFANWATGQSHVSGH; via the exons ATGGCCATCTCGTCTGCTGAGGG GATGGAACTGCAGGATCCAAAGATGAACGGAGCCCTCCCTGGGAGTGCTGTGGA GCAGGAGCATGAGGGCTTCCTGCCCAGCTGTAGTCCTTCTCCTGGGAGGAAACCAGCCCAGTTCATGGAT GTCAAGGGGAAGACATCGTTTGGAATGTCAGTGTTCAACCTCAGCAACGCCATCATGGGCAGCAGCATCCTGGGGCTGGCCTATGCCATGGCCCACACGGGGATCCTCCTCTTTCT ggctttgttgctgtgcatCGCTCTTCTGTCTTCGTACTCCATCCATCTCCTGCTGACCTGTGCTGGTGTTGTAG gcatCTGAGCCTATGAACAGCTGGGACAGAGGGCACTGGGGCCTGCGGGGAAAGTAGTGGTGGCGGCGGTCATCTGTCTGCACAATGTTGAGG CCATGTCCAGTTACCTGTTCATCATCAAATCTGAACTTCCCCTGGTTATCGCCACTTTCCTGGACATGGACCCTGAG GGGGACTGATTCTTGAAGGGAAACCTCCTTATCATCATTGTCAGTGTTTTAATCATCCTGCCACTGGCCCTCATGAGACACTTGG GCTACCTGGGGTATATCAGTGGTCTCTCTCTGACCTGTATGCTGTTTTTCCTCATTTTG gtcaTCTATAAGAAGTTCCAGCTTGGCTGCACTGTAGGTCACAATGAAACAGCAGTGGACAGCATGAGCTCCCCAAACCTTCCCACCCAGGGGCTCAACACAAGCTGTGAGGCCCAGATGTTCACAGCTGACTCACAGATTGGT ATGTTCTGCACAGTGCCCATTATGGCTTTTGCCTTTGTCTGCCACCCTGAAGTGCTGCCCATCTATACAGAACTCTGCCG GCCCTCCAAGCGCAGAATGCAGGCTGTGGCCAATGTGTCCACTGGGGCCATGTTCTGCATGTATGGGCTCACGGCGACCTTTGGATACCTCACCTTCTACA GCAGCATGGAGGCGGAGATGCTACACATGTACAGCCAGCATGACCTGCTCATCCTCTGTGTATGTCTAGCGGTGCTGCTTGCTGTGACTCTCACGGTGCCAGTCGTGCTGTTCCCT ATCTGCCGGGCTCTGCAGCAGCTACTTTTTCCAAGCAAGGCCTTCAGCTGGCTACGCCATGTGGCCATAGCACTGATCCTGCTTGTCTTGGTCAATGTCCTCGTCATTTGTGTGCCAACCATCCGGTATATCTTTGGGGTTATTG GGTCTACCTCAGCCCCCAGCCTCACTTTCATCCTTCCCAGCATCTTCTACCTCCACATTGTGCCCTCTGAGGTGGAGCCCCTCTACTCTTGACCCAAGATCCAG GCTCTGTGTTTTGGCGTCTTGGGGGTCCTCTTCATGGCGATCAGCCTAGGTTTCATGTTTGCCAACTGGGCCACAGGCCAGAGCCATGTATCTGGACACTGA